ATGTTACAtgtaagttgtttcaaaggcatttagaagttgaaggGATCAAACTAacaatgctttatggttcaacttctttattatacaaggtcacaacgtttcgagacagttcctagtctcttcacctgaaacgttgtgaccttgtataataaagaagttgaaccataaagcattgtTAGTATGTTACATGTATGTTTAGTGATTGAAAAAGCTGTGTATTGTTTGAAAGCCCTTGGGTCATTGATGTTTTGATTAAGCTTAGCTTCCATTCTAATTTTAAACTCTCACAGGTAtcatttaaattttaataatgaaaaaaaaacattaatgaCAGATCAACTTTAGTTTGAAAAACTAATTGCAGTATACATGAAGCATTCGAAATAatcgccagcccagaggcccagcgcCAGTTGTTATTGCACTGGGCGTCAGTTTTAGATATCTGCAGGCTCTTGtgaccttcagtaaattatctgtcttttTTTTCCACTGGATTCTTTCccctgttttttttttgtttttttgttttttgtttatattttaatgtgCGGGAATCACccatgatccatcatgttaaAATAActtagtttcacttcctggtatttcagcacATAGCAATATCAACTTCAGTCTGTAGTAACTCATCCAAGTAAAAAAACCATATGTCTGAGCTATAAACTTCACTGATTGAATTTGTAAAAACAATGTGGTACTGTGTGAAGTGTAGTTTATTTTGTAGTCAGATTTCGTTCAGAGCCTGTAGATTTTACAGGGTGCAGCCCCTGATGACCAACTGGGAaaataaagtattgcaaacattgtgtacatgtatttggttctgacattttgtttgttactgTTTTCAATGGtaacattgtatacatgtattttgttgtgACATTTTGTTATTTACTGTTTTCAGTGGTGACTTTGTATGCCACTCTTGGACAGGATGCAATTGTCCATGGCATCACAGAAACAgaggtgacacatgtcatcacatctgACAGTCTTGTGTCCAAGTTTGAGGTAAGAGTGCTGCAACATTTGTAACTTCCCCAAGGGGATTTTTAAAAGACGACAGTGAATTCAATGGTCTGGCTTAGCAGCATGTCTAACTATATGTCCTTGTAATATGACTGTTGTTCACATTattaatcactgtattgtcagcCTAGACTAAATTCTTTACAGAACAAAGTCCTGTAGGATGTAATATTTCTGTGTACTATGTATAACAACCGACAATAATAGAAGTAAAGATGTGTCTGTCTATGAATAATGTCTCTGTGATTTGCATTGTTTGATTgcagactgaatatttcattgttcTTCTTGCCCATAAACATATGCACAGACAGATAGAGAGGAagctttttgatttacccagtCTCCAGACAAAGTGTTTACAAATAGAAATGAAGATATTCATTCACAGAATCAAtgaattgagtttagttttacggtgcttttagcagtattccagcaacatcacagctgaaggcaccagaaataggcttcacacattttacctatgTTGGAAatgaacccatgtcttcagtgtgatgagtgaatatgttaaccacaaggccacccgGGTcgtctaggctaccccactgcctcacGTGTGCCTCGCAACATTAATGTGCGTACCTGTTTGCTTGTTCCGTTCCTCTAGAATATCTATTCTGTGTATGCCAGTGTTGTGATGGCTCACCTGATTGTGATGACAGGGTTCAAGAAATCTCCGGTGGTCCAGATTGTTGTGTAGATCTATTCATTGCTTCCATAATCCACAATCCCACAATAATGTGTATGTTGTGTGTACCAGGGTCTGATGGACCGAATCCCTCTGGTGACTCATCTGATTGTGATGACCGGGGGCAAGAAACTGCCAGCTCTCAAGAACATTCCCAGTCGGGTGAAGGTGCTCAGTATGACAGATGTGGAGTATATGGGAGCCCAACCAGAAAACTGTAAGGGTCATTTCTCTCATTAATTAACTGGGTAAATTTAGTCTTGTTTtagtcaccatatggctgaaatattgcctaagTGACATTtgcctctctctcactcactcactcactcacacactcacgaacgaacgaacgacaTTGTGCATAGATTGTTTCTTTGGGGCAGTCAACTGATCCCTTGGGTTCAGTATCTTGCATAACTTTCTACTGATGTGTGATAACATTGGATGTAAAATTCTgctcaaatttcagatttagGTTACTTACTCTGTTGATACTGCCCCAGGTGTGTAATCTGTTGTATTAACAGCATCATACAATGCTAAACGCGTGAGCGTTCTGTTACACTATtgggtatttacaggttttcatCCATATTTGTACAGAAGCAGTCCAAAATCATTTGAGCAACACTGATTCAGTTTTCATGCTTATGTTCTAGTTAGTGTTCTGGTTCTTAGTAATCTAGGGACCGTAGGCCATGGGAGATTTTATATAGTCATCTTATGCATACCATGGTGGACACCTGAaattattgtattgtcctgtagtAATTACAGATAAAGGaaatctgtgtgtatgtgtaatacAATGTGTGTTGCTTTGCTTCTTTCTTGAAATACAGTCGAATCCTGTTTATCCAAACATTTTGGTTTTAACTCGAAAATCGTCTGGGTAGCGAGACATCttgttaactggatcaaacaagcagaatgtgaaaattaagtgaaagcaaaaatttcatgcacatatatcaatgaatcaacagtcaatagtaataacagtgaatcatcaacACATGTAAGTGTACCAATAAATACATGAAAGGTGGAATGTAGGTTACAATTGTTAGGTTGTCTTGGGCGTAATCATGTTTGGAGCTTCATGTGGTAAGTTTgatgaaaaacgtaaatcgatgaCAAAAGGTCTCTATttttgccaattgcatattttttttctaattttaaGTGCcataaaaacatatgacattgCATTGAACTCATGCTGCCTGCAGAAGGTAAACTTCTGgatgggatcacatgacttagatcatgtggtaggctatttttaacttgcatcgcgACAGATAGTAGGGGACAATTTATACGTGTTATATAcggtacaattacagtgtaatTTACCTTAATCccacttaacatgtgttttcgttactgatgagataTTCTCACACCCGCCAAATCCGAACAACCCGAATGACATGCGTCCGCcatgttttgatggctaattaataaATTCACATCAATTGCCTTCCAActgattaagaatgaaatcacaaaGTCATGTGGTAAATGgtattgacgtgacacatacacatgcacattgcaCAGAGCCCTCCAtctggataactggatcatttttcagtgGAAATCTATTGGAACGGTTTGAAAATTCACTGTCCGGGTTCGGTAAAGCAAGTACAATAAAcatgtttcgtttcacataaaaatcatgCGGAAGGCGGGGTTTTGAGtgaacggggttcgactgtatgtaACATGGAATGTTTTTATGTGTTTCAGTGCAAACCCCAGTCACTCACCCAAGTCGAGAAGACATAGCTGTCATAATGTACACCAGTGGCTCTACAGGCTTGCCTAAGGGTAAGTTTTCATACCccatctgtctgtatgtctgtccgCCTGTGCGTCCACATACTTTGTTTGGAGATAAGCTCCTAGACTATTTGTGAAAGCATTACAAAACTTTGTACACATATCAAGCCTTATCCTTACATGTGCTTTGAGGTTGTTAACATGTCCAGAGCAGATCTACCAAACGTGTATACACATGTTTACCATGTTCAGCATGATTCCTTTTGGAATTTCACTAGTAAGTGACATTTTTTTGTGTGCTTTTGCATGACAAGTTTGTCTTTaaaattggtggttgtgctctttTCCAGGGCTGAACTTTAAGaccattcactatttcttaACCAAACTTCGCATATAGAAAGGTCTAGTGGTATAGTGGTGCTGTTTGGTATGTTTggattttttaataaaatatttgttgcttttccatggcaacaagttcaaCCTCATCTGAATTTCTGAATTTTGTGATTGTGTtcttttcaggagcagaactttaaaactttacaatactctccttccactctgccatatgcacaccaaaacattgaaatactgtaatcataattaaatattttcatgagGAATATTTTGCTGTTGCAGTGTATACTAATGACTTTGTCTTATACATAACTGTCCGCGGTACCATTGATGACCCACAAACAATTCACTGATAGTTGACAACACTGCACTTTGATCCAAACCAGGCAGGGTGCTGTTCCATAAAGTAATCTTAAAGATGATTCTAACTGCCATACTTCTTCACAGACTTTGACATCACCTCCCACATCTTTGGATTTGGTTGAGAAAATGTTGATAGTCACaagaagttttgaaaaaatgcaCAGGTGTCTTCACTTGCatttgtaggtgtagttgtgtCTTTGTTTACCAGACTGCAGATGGACTTAGATGTGTCAGGATTACACTGACTGCTTGGATTTTCATGCTGTTAGAAGCAGGCCATTGCAATTTTACATGTGAATTTACCAAACTGGCTACATGTCTGAGCTTTGCAACACATTATgctatatttcctcatcaatTGAcaaggcggtggggtagccttgtgattaaagctttaactttgcttgtcatgccgaagacaggTTTGAAttcacacatgggtacagtctgtgaagcccatttctggtgtcccttgctgtgatagtGCTCGGATATTGCTACAATGGCATGTGCTTTAATTAGTGTTCACAGTCAGTTGTTGGTGTTTAAGAAACCTGTCATCACAGGTAGCAAGTCCAGAATTGCTTGGATTAATGTTCTATGTTTGACAGTGCCATCAGACCAGAGTGCCAGATCTAAATGTCATTTCCAGACTTACAAGCCCTCATGTCTTAATATATATGAAATTCTGTTTGTAGATGCATTACGTCCAGCTCTGGGACTCTCCCTTTGCATTAGTTTTGTACTGCTTCTGAAGATATTTTTCCTGACCTGAAGTGTGATGATATTGTTGCAGGTGTTCTCATCAGCCATGGCAACCTGATGGCTGGCATGTCTGGTCAGTGCGAACGGATACCAAATTTGGCGTAGGTGATCTTCAGATTTTCAAGTTCAGATACTTCCCCTCGCTTATCTTTAAATGCTCTGTGAAAAAGGCACAGCTTgaaatgttatgtatgttttcagtATGTATGAGTCACTTACTTTTGTGATTTCAGACCACCAGACATCTACATAGGTTATCTCCCCTTAGCTCATGTGTTGGAACTCAGTGCAGGTATGGAGAAGCAATGCGGTAGAGTTTCTTGGGCAATTTAGCTGTAGATTTCTGAACCAGATGGTACTTTTCTGTTAGAAATCTACTGATATTGTGTAGTATTAAGTACAAGACACATTTCTTTAACTTGATTACGTAGAAAACCACTGACAGTGTTAGAATTGTCCCAGCTAAGATTTCAAAGATAGGTGAAAAGTGATTAAATTATGTATACTGGTGACCTGTCTGAGTAATATATTGATATGTGTGTTGTTGTTCCAGAGCTGTCCTGTGTTTCCCATGGTGTCTCTATTGGCTACTCCTCCCCTCTTACTCTCACAGACCAGGTACAGTACTACTTTCCCATCCTGGCTTAACCTAATGCTTAAAGAGCAAGTTTACACTAAAATTAACCTTTTCACCTCCCACTTTTTCGTCATAATAAATGTTTCTCAAGTAGTTTTGTAGCCAAAACAAAAGAGATTTCAGAAGTTATTAATTCATATTTCGTGCTATATTGattcaaagtttctacattaaccAAGAGTTCTATGTCCACAGTGAACACACTATGGCTTACATCCCttggaaatgacgtcattggTGCCCAAATAATAAATGATTAGACCCATTTAATGTGAAGCATGTGTAGGTGTGGTTCTGGTGTCTTAATGCCAAGGCGACTGTTTTAATCCTCTTGTTGCCTGGCTGTCAGCTGGCTATGTGGTCGTGTTCCACACTGTTACATTGCACAAAAAGTGTTACCATGTAACCAAATTGTGTAACATTCAACATTCAAGTCAGTTGTGTTCTCCAACTTCTTCCTCCAAAACTCAAAGGTTATGCATTGCATCTAGCTTGCCACTGGTGAGTGTGGAGACATTCTACGTTTGTTACATTGCTTCATAAATCATACAgtatatgtccctcctcttcaaCCTTCACTTTAATATCAAAACCATATCCAAATACATCCCGAAGATAGAATTCACATGATGCCATGACTGACCCAAACTCACACACAACGACAGTACTTCTCATTTCTGACTATTGCCCTTGATCACAATGAAagcaaaatgaaaataacaaacagCAGGTTGTCAGAATATGTCGGATTACTTACATGTGACTTTTATGCATATACGTTGCTTGAAACAATGGAAGTTACCTTCCAAACATCCTGCGTACTTGTGTCTTTGAACTCACTATTTTGAGAAAAACACTTCCCAATAGTGGCGTCATACGTACGTCGACATTGTTATACGTTTGACATTTTCTTTGACGTGAGGTTATGCTTCTTACACTGTCtttcatatttttacatttgtgttttcatgtgattaATGTCAGTATTTACATTTTTTGGCTTTGACAGGAGACCAGTCTAAATCAGCTGGCACCAATTACGTCATAATGAAAGGGCGATATCTGTGGCCTGTTTAGCTTGGCAAACAGAGGCTTCAAAATGGCATGAAATTTCAGCACTTGTAGTGCAGGTTATACATTCATTGTAAGAAAAATGAgtgtacattttgaaacactGATATTAAGTCATTAAAAAATTCCATATTGGTTCACATAAGAAAAGAGGTGATTTTTTCTTGTACACTTCCTCTTTAAAGCTTGCTATGCTAtgctgggtttgattccccacaatgtaCAAAGTGTGGTGCCCATTTACAGTTCATTCAAGCAGTCCGATGAATTGTAATCTGACTCTAAAACtagtaaacataaaatactcagtgaGATCCTaatcatattcaaaacatcaggTCAACTCTTTGAGGTGTTTACAATATTTGTGGCCTTCATCATTTAATATTGACACTGGTCACTAATTGttatgagggaggagtgcaTAAAAAGTGAAAGCCGTGTATTCAAGAAGCATGTACAAGTGCTGACAATAATTATTGATTCATAATGATACTCAAgatgttgatcattgaattgtcCCATCATGACTTGTTCACTTACTAACTGTTGCCACATAGCAACAAGCAGAATATGCGCTTTGACCCTGATTATGTTTTCTGCTTTTCAGTCCAGTAAGATAAAAAAAGGCAGTAAAGGTGATGTGTCAGTACTGAAGCCTACACTGATGGCTGCAGTTCCGGTAAGTATTTACACTTTggtatatattctgtctgtgtACTGCAGAAAATGCCGTGTTTCATTCAACACAGTATCTCATagtaacaaaacaaatgtttttttcaggTGATAATGGATAGGATCTACAAGGGTGTGTGGGACAAAGTGAATGGTGGAGGGAAGGCCGGAAAAGCACTGTTTTCATTTGCCTATGACTACAAGCTAAAACAGTTGGAGAATGGATATGATACACCGCTGCTGAACAAGTTAGTCTCTTAGCCTGTCTGTCATTGTAGCAGGATCATTGCCTTATAATGTGATCGATCATATAGCTAATGTCTTTAGGTGCTTGtttgaagggagataatccatTATGTCCATCAAATACAGTCATCCATATTTAGCATTGCTGAACAATGTGGTATTGCTCATGAAGAATAGAGCTGTCTGACATCCCCACAAAATTTTTATTCctgttaatttttttttttttctgggAGTGGGGGGTGGtggttttttttcaagatttacatgttttttccatgaTTCATCTAAATCAGTTCCACTCTCTATGTCCTAAGATGtggttaaccccctggatgccgagttttttttcaggcgcacattttcgtaaggtttgaaaagtgaacgttgtgtgacaattgcgctcgcgtggtcttGGATCTGCATACGGccataaaattgcacagaaatgtagaatatttaattccctatccgttggtataaatataagtgCGGCTAGCTCAGGGGTTTCAGAAACCGACACTGCTAAAGGTTGTCCAacacttttgtgtgtgttgaaaaacagtaaatttctctgtttcttatcgtgcaccaataattGCACTCTGCTACGACTTTTttatttggcatctttacggaaagtgtgagcgaagaaaatacagcttgacatctgaacgacataagtgtatatgaaatgggtgtatgtgctaatgcataacgtcacactcacaaaatcaaaaatgaccaacaataaatgtcaaaaatcgattttcttctatgacgtcaaactttgacagagaggtcatgcacgtataaagataagggagcataactccgctatggtttacattaggtcaatgtaactcagatcacatggagagaatttgctgtggatacagacagtatattttcgttatgttttgttcacagtgaaccaaactgttccaatacaaagttccccaatgtgagaggataactctaggtagtttcacaatttgtaagaaaagatgccagtgtactacctcaaaaagcatttaatagcgattttgatgtccctatccgatacataatttagttcttagattcccatattctcctgtttgtgtagatgtattttgattaattttgcatcattattaacggagtaacagccacattttcaaatgtaatgaaataactgaaaataatgcgacattttagttgacgtcacggcatgttttgtgcattttgtgacgtcggaaaaaagacgactctggttgctgattagtatatatgtaACCttatttccactcaatgtgtaaaagatctcggcttctgtgtcagaattcaacactttttagccaaaatataaaatgagtggttttaccactgaaatagtgttctgaatatatcaacaattactacgtatcttattgtgagcaacacgcgcacctgtctggaattaatttagcgtaaatgaaaatttcacaacacctgactATTCAGTACAgaactattagaatatggacgtaaggcttgtccaaagtAATATAAGACACGACCTGGTTTAtaaatttttaacaatttccgtataaatattgtttgagttagatattctgccatcagatatattttaatccaatttgaattgactttattatcgaaaaaaaatgataatgaatcatgaaacgtttttgacaaactcgcaactggtcaattaatattcataattgttttgtctataaaatacgtcacaaaccaatacactgaacaagacaattcctttcaatagtagtatgtgtgcccctacatttcataaaatgtacaaatcattttcattaatattatcacttTTAcctataagttggaattaaattgctgtttattaacctgttcatatgaaactgcaatatgtgtcccaacgtattgaatattgcacatcatgggaactaaagcacatgttgcagtaatggctacgtgtgatcttccaacacttgtgtagaggcttaaaatgtggtatagtacacttactgagtcaatttcccatgtaaatattattcaaacaatcaaaagaataaaaatgcataccttatatccacacgtgatatggtgttgaacatggatacatgtagatactgaaatcaatttcatgaaaaaatatctgaacgatgcgcaaaatatacatcacaacactaaaagtgcaatcggaatggtatgggcattgtgtttactcttgttcaaccgaccttcacctcaaaacaattgcctaatatgtgcaacaatgttgacgtgtgacatcactaccgatgaccgatttctttcaaaatggcggcttcgctgagaagggtacacaggatttgcgaggactttttgcttgattcagggatcttttgtatataaatgtgagatgtaagtaatcagaattattctgactatccgtatattgttatatgttcttaccatttacattgtaaatgacggaagtagccagaaatgccgataagtaccgttgtcgttctgcatgattttgcgtcagtcatggcgtcatgctgcactaaaagtttgacagtttcttatgaattacaaaatgttttcattgtatctattttcaatttgctttttcttgctacgatactcttcccctgaatatactaagcgtactgagccattgtaagcaatgattagactgctggatgttggaaaatgtccaaaaatgctacgcagtgtaaaattggaatttttctttgtttacatttcagtcaagtgCTGTCTTTcaagcacagcgttcgttttcatacaaagtatatttcgtttcattttgtctagacagttggtattggtgacaaagaccgtttgtaatttgattctaagatgcttggggaATTCAAAGATGCATTTGttgcagctaactatgaagtatacatgatgtaataaggcgtctcaataccggccttctcgaaacgtgattttgtaaacactatccaatatggcagaAAGCGCACTTCGACGTTCATGTAAGTGTATATTCGAAAACATCCGAACCGATTCTGGgaacatcggtgacgtttcagaattgccattactggttacatgaaaacttgatgtcagtgatcattaatatgctatttttgaagttcattactcccagtaattatccgattttcacatttcaaaacatactgcaaataacgctgtgaatctcgattttgtacagtttgaaaaatggcgacatgtACGATGAAGCCTTTcgtgaaaggcgattttaagcactttagcttggtctgagataatagtggatggtatcaagaaacagggaattttccgcagaattcaaaactgtgaagtgtttatatatgcgtggtatatttagaattttaatggacctccaagtgaggtatgtagaggaaggacatatatgtccctgtggcatccttAACTTCCATAATTACTTTTTCCAAACACAagttataattttttttattgttttacttGAAATTGTCACTGTAGATTCTAAATTTTCCTGATGAATTGTTTCAGACTTGTCTTCAGCAAGATCTGTAGGCTGCTTGGAGGGAAGCTGCGAATGATGCTGTGCGGTGGGGCCCCCCTGTCAGATACAACTCAACGCTTCATGAACATTTGCTTCTGTTGCCCTGTTGGTCAGGGATATGGCCTCACAGAGACCTGTGGTGCAGGAACTGTCACTGAAGGTAAGGTAGAGTAGAGAGATGGGATGGATATTTCATGGAATTTGTGCctgatgtttgaaaaatatactgATGATGCTGAATGCATTGTATCTAGCCAAGAGAACTCATACAGTAATAATGTGTGTTCCAGTGACAGACCTCAGCACAGGACGAGTTGGGGCCCCCTTGCAGTGTTGCGAGATCAGACTGCGTGACTGGCCTGAAGGTACACCCACATTTGTCTTAGTTTACGTTACTTCTATGGAAATGAGTAGGTAAGACTACAAACACCTTGGTTCCTGTTATCATTGATGTTGTCTTACAGTTAAACATTTGTCAACATCAACAGTTTTATCCTTTATCCTATGAACATCATGTTGTCTGCACCTTGTGTATTGTTCAGTTATAAATTTATCGATATATTCCCTATTTTCATGTATGCAGTGTATAGCCAGAGAACACTGCCTTGCCACATCAAATGTTGTTCTGGGGCAGAGGGGTACCTTAATTAttaaaacgtttgctcgtcaACCCAAGGAGCCGGTACTGATTtacctcatgggtacaatgtatgaagcccatttctagtgtcccttgctgtgaatTGCTGAAACTCACTCtctaatgattttttttttttgacttTATAAGGTAACTACACTAATGCAGACAAGCCGTGCCCTCGTGGTGAGATCTTAGTGGGTGGTGGCAATGTCACAATGGGCTACTACAAGAATGAAGAAAAGACCAAGGAAGACTTCACTGAAATTGGTGGCATAAGATACTTCTGCACTGGAGATATTGGTCAATTTGAAGCAGATGGATGTTTGAAAATCATAGGTGACTATTCAAGTTTTCTTATTGTGCCATGCTTATCTGGATTAGGGACCCTGTAATTGGGAATGATGTGAAGTGAAGAGAGAACACAATATGCAGATTCTGTTGTATGGAAGTCATAATTTGTAGGTCCAATTCTTGAAAGATtaagaaataattgaattataggacaacttcttcattattgTAATAATTGTACCTACATtttaatgatttcaaacatgcagTAAAATTGTTTCTTGACAGTATTCAGAGTTTATAAATAGCATTACACCGAAGAAATCGTTAACAATAACCAGATGTAGCTACAAGTTATTGCTTTTTgtcttatttatttcattatgcaTTGACCTTGTAGTTCTTTAATTTTACTACTGGGGTGAtgaggtaccctagtggttgttggtttgtcatgctgaaggcatGGGTACGATTCCCAtgtgggtgcaatatgtgaagcccatttctgaggGCCCATCAAGATAatactggaatatggctaaaagcacCGCAAAATCATACACACCCACTTACTCCTTAATTTAGCTGTACCAGCTTTTTTCTTTGCTTAAACATAAGCCTGTTTTATGGTTCTACAGACTAAAGATGAATTCTTTACCTTATTGTCCGATTCAACATTGACTCAATATCAACTTCATAAATCTGGACTCTCCTTTTAAAAACTAATAACATGTTTCCCTATGCATTTCGGATGCCACTGTATATTATAACTCACTCCCTCATATCACCATCAATGTTATGTTCCCCAGATCGTAAGAAGGACCTTGTTAAGCTCCAGGCTGGAGAGTATGTGTCCCTGTCCAAGGTGGagactgcagtgaaaatgtCCTCCCTGGTCGACCAGGTCTGCGTGTGTGCCGACAGTCTGTACAACTACACAGTGGCACTTGTTGTCCCCAACCAAAACAACCTGACCAAGCTGGCCCAAGAACTAGGCATTAATGAGATGGAGTTCAGCCAACTGTGTCAAAACTCTAA
This genomic stretch from Haliotis asinina isolate JCU_RB_2024 chromosome 4, JCU_Hal_asi_v2, whole genome shotgun sequence harbors:
- the LOC137281482 gene encoding fatty acid CoA ligase Acsl3-like isoform X1 translates to MGDVFIQAVFGLIKAVVFVYDVVAYIPYYITYRPQATLNRSKRIKATPVDGSYGSPYRYADNRTLTTTLFPECSTLDHLFLRAVQLHTDRPCLGTRELLREEDEVQPNGRVFKKVLLGEYKWLTFAQVFERATNFGSGVLACSQRPRKNIVIFADTRAEWMIAAQACFKYNFPVVTLYATLGQDAIVHGITETEVTHVITSDSLVSKFEGLMDRIPLVTHLIVMTGGKKLPALKNIPSRVKVLSMTDVEYMGAQPENLQTPVTHPSREDIAVIMYTSGSTGLPKGVLISHGNLMAGMSGQCERIPNLAPPDIYIGYLPLAHVLELSAELSCVSHGVSIGYSSPLTLTDQSSKIKKGSKGDVSVLKPTLMAAVPVIMDRIYKGVWDKVNGGGKAGKALFSFAYDYKLKQLENGYDTPLLNKLVFSKICRLLGGKLRMMLCGGAPLSDTTQRFMNICFCCPVGQGYGLTETCGAGTVTEVTDLSTGRVGAPLQCCEIRLRDWPEGNYTNADKPCPRGEILVGGGNVTMGYYKNEEKTKEDFTEIGGIRYFCTGDIGQFEADGCLKIIDRKKDLVKLQAGEYVSLSKVETAVKMSSLVDQVCVCADSLYNYTVALVVPNQNNLTKLAQELGINEMEFSQLCQNSNLVKEVHKRLSALSAKSKLEKFEIPQRIKLCPEAWTPETGLVTDAFKLKRRNIESHFKADIRSMYS
- the LOC137281482 gene encoding fatty acid CoA ligase Acsl3-like isoform X2 translates to MATPVDGSYGSPYRYADNRTLTTTLFPECSTLDHLFLRAVQLHTDRPCLGTRELLREEDEVQPNGRVFKKVLLGEYKWLTFAQVFERATNFGSGVLACSQRPRKNIVIFADTRAEWMIAAQACFKYNFPVVTLYATLGQDAIVHGITETEVTHVITSDSLVSKFEGLMDRIPLVTHLIVMTGGKKLPALKNIPSRVKVLSMTDVEYMGAQPENLQTPVTHPSREDIAVIMYTSGSTGLPKGVLISHGNLMAGMSGQCERIPNLAPPDIYIGYLPLAHVLELSAELSCVSHGVSIGYSSPLTLTDQSSKIKKGSKGDVSVLKPTLMAAVPVIMDRIYKGVWDKVNGGGKAGKALFSFAYDYKLKQLENGYDTPLLNKLVFSKICRLLGGKLRMMLCGGAPLSDTTQRFMNICFCCPVGQGYGLTETCGAGTVTEVTDLSTGRVGAPLQCCEIRLRDWPEGNYTNADKPCPRGEILVGGGNVTMGYYKNEEKTKEDFTEIGGIRYFCTGDIGQFEADGCLKIIDRKKDLVKLQAGEYVSLSKVETAVKMSSLVDQVCVCADSLYNYTVALVVPNQNNLTKLAQELGINEMEFSQLCQNSNLVKEVHKRLSALSAKSKLEKFEIPQRIKLCPEAWTPETGLVTDAFKLKRRNIESHFKADIRSMYS